A region from the Methanobacterium bryantii genome encodes:
- a CDS encoding cation diffusion facilitator family transporter has protein sequence MNNEAKNNLKKGGKAAIYSSLINLLLALVKGVIGFLSGSIALIADSIHSFSDIVASLAVYIGLKLSMRRPDEKFPYGYYKIESFASLIISVIIVITGIEIALDSYNAFLNPSTIEIPLVALFVAALSAVVSFLLARYKQEIGRTIGSQALINDGKHSFIDIFSSIIVFVGILSSYMGYLRIQGISGILVALLIIYLGFKLAKDDILVLLDANMDPEKIEEIKTIAENVAGVEGVHAIKVRRSGPFVFAELHLETKKGLSVENASEITGNIKKAVKGRIKNLDSLTVQIEPFKKERLRVAVLVENKNGLQSDISEHFARAPYILIADVVNGQIISTVVKDNPGTTLEKKKGIETAEFLEKEKVDVLVSTGVGEGPKYVLSDKSIDVMVPRCKNLEEMIMDVYK, from the coding sequence ATGAATAACGAAGCTAAAAATAACTTAAAGAAAGGAGGAAAAGCAGCTATATATTCCAGCTTAATAAACCTTTTACTTGCATTAGTTAAAGGTGTAATTGGGTTTTTATCTGGAAGTATAGCTTTAATAGCAGATTCTATTCACTCTTTTTCTGATATAGTTGCATCTCTGGCAGTATACATTGGATTAAAACTATCCATGCGAAGGCCAGATGAAAAATTTCCTTATGGCTATTATAAGATTGAATCATTTGCATCTTTGATAATATCGGTAATAATAGTTATAACAGGTATAGAAATAGCTTTAGATTCTTATAACGCGTTTTTAAATCCAAGTACAATCGAAATACCTCTTGTTGCCCTATTTGTTGCTGCTCTATCGGCAGTAGTTTCGTTTTTACTTGCAAGATATAAACAGGAGATAGGTAGAACAATAGGTTCTCAGGCACTTATTAATGATGGAAAACACAGTTTCATCGATATATTTTCGTCAATAATCGTTTTTGTAGGTATACTATCATCTTACATGGGCTATTTAAGAATACAGGGAATTTCAGGAATTCTGGTTGCACTTTTAATCATTTACCTAGGCTTTAAATTGGCAAAAGATGATATATTGGTTCTTTTGGATGCCAACATGGATCCTGAAAAGATTGAAGAAATTAAAACTATTGCAGAAAATGTTGCTGGTGTTGAAGGGGTACATGCTATTAAAGTTAGAAGATCAGGTCCCTTTGTATTTGCAGAACTACATCTTGAAACCAAAAAAGGATTATCCGTGGAAAATGCATCTGAGATTACAGGGAATATAAAAAAGGCCGTAAAAGGTAGAATTAAAAATTTAGACAGTTTAACGGTTCAGATAGAACCTTTTAAAAAGGAAAGGTTAAGGGTTGCAGTTCTTGTGGAGAATAAAAATGGTTTGCAGTCTGATATTTCTGAGCATTTTGCCAGAGCTCCTTATATTTTAATTGCAGATGTGGTCAACGGCCAAATAATTAGTACTGTAGTTAAAGATAATCCTGGAACTACACTGGAAAAAAAGAAAGGAATTGAAACTGCTGAATTTTTAGAAAAAGAAAAGGTAGATGTTTTGGTAAGTACTGGAGTGGGTGAAGGCCCAAAATATGTTTTATCAGATAAATCGATAGATGTCATGGTCCCAAGATGTAAGAATCTTGAAGAAATGATAATGGATGTATATAAATGA
- a CDS encoding metal-dependent transcriptional regulator — protein MSEINEDLPKLTKSIEDYIEVMYNLKKVKGTIRVTDIAEKLDVKPSSVVEAVNKISKLKLVSREKYGEIKLTERGIQIAEGIIHKHNTLKKFLDVLGVDDTTAEKEACAMEHILSNSTINKIEKFTEFIENCPEYNKTSSH, from the coding sequence ATGAGTGAGATAAACGAAGATTTACCTAAGTTAACAAAAAGCATTGAAGATTATATTGAAGTGATGTACAACTTGAAAAAGGTTAAAGGAACTATCAGAGTAACTGACATCGCTGAAAAACTTGATGTTAAACCTTCAAGTGTGGTGGAAGCGGTTAATAAAATTTCCAAACTGAAACTTGTATCCCGGGAAAAATATGGTGAAATAAAATTAACTGAAAGGGGAATACAAATTGCAGAGGGCATTATACATAAGCATAACACCCTTAAAAAATTTTTAGATGTTTTAGGCGTTGATGATACTACTGCGGAGAAAGAAGCATGTGCAATGGAGCACATATTAAGTAATTCAACAATTAACAAGATTGAAAAATTTACAGAATTTATTGAAAATTGTCCAGAATATAATAAAACTTCATCCCATTAA
- a CDS encoding Mrp/NBP35 family ATP-binding protein, translating to MALMQQDIEIIKRMHKIKHKIAVMSGKGGVGKSTIAVNLAAAFAKKGYKIGIMDADVHGPNVPKMFGVEGKSLKFDKNGIIPIETEEGIKVMSVGFFLSSQDTPVIWRGPAKTGVIRQFLAEVTWDDLDILIIDNPPGTGDEPLTILQTVPSLDGVVLVTTPQSVVQEDVEKSVNLVKNLNIPVIGIIENMSGFICPHCKNEILIFGKDGGAKIAKEMNIPFLERLPLNVETSVASDTGIPIVIKDPKSEISIKISEIMDKIESKLRAAPNS from the coding sequence ATGGCCTTAATGCAGCAGGATATTGAAATTATAAAACGTATGCATAAAATTAAGCATAAGATTGCAGTTATGAGTGGAAAAGGGGGAGTAGGCAAATCTACAATAGCAGTGAATTTAGCCGCAGCTTTTGCAAAGAAAGGCTACAAGATCGGCATTATGGATGCAGATGTTCACGGGCCAAATGTCCCTAAAATGTTTGGAGTAGAAGGAAAAAGCCTAAAATTTGATAAAAATGGAATAATACCCATTGAAACCGAAGAAGGTATTAAAGTCATGTCAGTAGGATTTTTCTTATCATCACAGGATACTCCAGTAATATGGAGAGGCCCTGCAAAAACTGGTGTAATAAGACAATTTCTAGCAGAGGTTACATGGGATGATCTGGACATATTAATAATTGATAATCCTCCAGGTACTGGTGATGAGCCTTTAACCATTTTACAGACTGTCCCTTCACTAGATGGTGTTGTACTTGTCACCACACCCCAATCAGTGGTACAAGAAGATGTGGAAAAAAGTGTTAATCTGGTAAAGAATCTAAATATTCCTGTAATTGGAATTATTGAAAACATGTCGGGTTTTATCTGTCCACATTGTAAAAATGAAATTTTAATATTTGGTAAAGACGGCGGTGCCAAAATAGCTAAAGAAATGAATATTCCTTTCCTTGAGAGACTACCATTAAATGTAGAAACATCTGTTGCATCTGACACTGGAATTCCCATTGTAATTAAAGACCCTAAATCAGAAATTTCTATTAAAATATCAGAAATCATGGATAAAATTGAATCAAAATTAAGAGCGGCCCCTAATTCTTAA
- a CDS encoding class I SAM-dependent DNA methyltransferase — protein sequence MHKETPPKVKTGHDKCAEDYDSLSRQFECYNSEIIFGMVFEYVDTGDKLLDLGIGTGFSSFHFQKAGLEIYGLDNSEEMLNICRKKGIFHHLKLFDLNENILPYGDHTFDHVIAVGIFHFFKDLEKFFRESHRILKEEGTFAFTVKDSKTRISSEIDKEYDIAVYGHSDEYIEELIQKYNFNSLKRLKFLTFRDLSKKSFSCFKAYVLMK from the coding sequence ATGCACAAAGAAACTCCTCCAAAAGTTAAAACTGGGCATGATAAATGTGCTGAGGATTATGATTCTCTTTCCAGACAATTTGAATGTTATAACTCTGAGATTATATTTGGTATGGTTTTTGAATATGTTGATACTGGAGATAAGTTATTAGATCTGGGTATTGGAACAGGTTTTAGCTCTTTTCATTTTCAAAAGGCAGGTCTAGAAATTTATGGGTTGGATAATTCGGAGGAAATGCTCAATATTTGCAGGAAAAAAGGAATATTTCATCATCTTAAATTATTTGATTTAAATGAAAATATTCTTCCTTATGGGGATCATACATTTGACCATGTAATTGCAGTAGGCATTTTTCACTTCTTTAAAGACTTAGAGAAATTCTTCAGGGAATCTCACAGGATACTTAAAGAGGAAGGAACATTTGCTTTTACAGTTAAAGATTCTAAAACACGAATTTCCAGTGAGATTGATAAAGAATATGATATTGCAGTTTACGGGCATTCAGACGAATATATCGAAGAATTAATTCAAAAATATAATTTCAATTCTCTAAAAAGATTAAAGTTTTTAACATTTAGGGACTTATCCAAAAAATCTTTTTCATGCTTTAAAGCATATGTTTTAATGAAATAA
- the larC gene encoding nickel insertion protein, with the protein MLLMTTIDDLPVESLPYIIERTLDEGANNIHVLNAITKKGRMEYMVLVDVDKNRLDDICSLLALEFGTLGIKTFEYNHLKFPFEIETKIVTVTAENIALESNIRVKYLKKDGNEITSLKAEYEDIKALVLELNSHGIKIPFSKLKTIIEAKAYENVLKDGKITISVDK; encoded by the coding sequence ATGCTGCTAATGACCACTATAGATGATTTGCCAGTGGAAAGCCTACCTTATATTATTGAAAGGACATTGGATGAGGGAGCTAATAATATCCATGTTTTAAATGCCATCACTAAAAAGGGAAGGATGGAGTACATGGTTCTGGTGGATGTTGATAAAAACAGATTAGATGATATTTGTTCCCTCCTTGCCCTTGAATTTGGAACACTGGGAATTAAAACATTTGAATACAACCATTTGAAATTTCCATTTGAAATAGAAACAAAAATAGTTACAGTAACTGCAGAAAACATAGCTTTAGAATCAAATATAAGGGTTAAATATCTCAAAAAGGATGGAAATGAGATTACATCTCTTAAAGCAGAATACGAAGATATTAAGGCGTTGGTACTGGAATTAAATTCCCATGGAATTAAAATACCATTTTCTAAACTCAAGACAATAATAGAGGCTAAGGCCTATGAAAATGTTCTTAAAGACGGAAAAATTACTATAAGCGTTGATAAATAA
- a CDS encoding methyl-coenzyme M reductase glutamine C-methyltransferase: MSKSIKITVLTPEFYNYGAMLIAGVLKDAGYNVDIQKGFEGIIDADIVLISLHSTIHLLKYREEIEKIKSFKIVGGPVSNSPELVFKYLSVDAVIIGEGESSTLKILENLEADNHEADQLNEIEGIAFKKGNKIIKTKKTTSSPMIRPLPLIPEDISSENIRGANVYIETHRGCPGNCGFCQVPCFFGRDVRSRTLDDIIIEVKEFLKKGAKRIAISGGTGSLYGSKKFKITDEYAFTELLKEISSLTGPQNLTIPDIRIDMMNDEILEAVKNYTNGWIFFGIESGSDRMLRKMKKGIKVDDVKDAIEAARKHNIKIAGSFIVGYPGENEDDFEATVELADELMLDDYFVSIAEPIPGTPLADDVIKTPLNENLLFIKSDKYKNYELSIAEERCLNLMLDSYVFRSIPVAMTDNLFKTLLEETKSQGNHIRTVTEMILEESDF; the protein is encoded by the coding sequence ATGTCAAAAAGCATTAAGATTACCGTTTTAACTCCTGAATTTTATAATTATGGTGCAATGCTCATTGCAGGTGTTTTAAAAGATGCAGGATACAATGTAGATATTCAAAAAGGTTTTGAAGGAATAATAGATGCCGACATTGTTTTAATAAGTCTTCATTCTACCATACATTTACTCAAATACAGAGAAGAAATTGAAAAAATTAAGAGTTTTAAAATAGTTGGCGGACCCGTAAGCAACAGTCCAGAACTTGTTTTCAAATATCTATCTGTTGATGCAGTTATTATTGGAGAAGGTGAAAGCAGTACCCTCAAAATTCTTGAAAATCTTGAGGCAGATAACCATGAAGCTGATCAACTCAATGAAATTGAAGGCATTGCTTTTAAAAAGGGAAATAAAATAATTAAAACTAAAAAAACAACCTCGTCACCTATGATACGGCCATTACCACTAATACCTGAAGACATCTCATCTGAAAACATACGAGGGGCAAATGTATACATCGAAACCCATAGAGGATGTCCCGGTAACTGTGGATTCTGCCAGGTGCCATGCTTCTTTGGAAGAGATGTCAGGAGCAGGACACTTGACGACATTATAATTGAAGTCAAAGAATTTCTTAAAAAAGGAGCTAAGCGAATTGCTATAAGTGGTGGGACCGGATCTTTATACGGCAGTAAAAAATTTAAAATTACAGATGAATATGCATTTACTGAACTTTTAAAGGAAATAAGCAGTTTAACCGGCCCTCAAAATCTTACAATTCCTGATATTCGTATTGATATGATGAACGATGAAATACTGGAAGCTGTTAAAAATTATACCAACGGATGGATCTTTTTTGGCATAGAGTCTGGAAGTGACAGAATGCTGAGGAAGATGAAAAAAGGAATAAAAGTTGATGATGTTAAAGACGCCATTGAAGCTGCACGAAAACACAATATCAAGATAGCTGGATCTTTTATAGTCGGATATCCTGGTGAAAATGAAGATGACTTTGAAGCTACAGTTGAACTTGCCGATGAATTAATGCTTGATGATTATTTTGTAAGCATCGCAGAGCCAATTCCAGGAACACCCCTTGCAGATGATGTAATTAAAACGCCTTTAAATGAAAATCTGCTGTTTATAAAAAGTGATAAATACAAGAATTACGAATTGAGCATTGCAGAAGAACGCTGCCTTAATTTGATGTTGGATTCATACGTATTTAGAAGTATTCCAGTAGCTATGACTGACAATTTATTTAAAACATTGTTAGAAGAAACTAAATCACAGGGAAACCATATAAGGACTGTAACAGAAATGATACTGGAAGAGAGTGATTTTTAG
- the mmp10 gene encoding methyl coenzyme M reductase-arginine methyltransferase Mmp10 (Mmp10 (methanogenesis marker protein 10) is a cobalamin-requiring radical SAM methyltransferase that creates the methylarginine modification to methyl coenzyme M reductase.): MQIVADVGGIPGKDCNGFCKYCYFRKVKGTEALGCKNCSLGKVGCDSCTTGIREIGNEFQSPFFVISSVQNSLMLGDYRDANLKVNISGGGDVSCYPYLFDIVSAFSDFGLPIHLGYTSGKGITDAKMAEDLVSKEVNEVTFTVFSTDPNIRREWVNDKTAEESINALQIFCESSEVHAASVIVPGVNDGEDLFKTCSNLEDWGAKAFILMRFANFRNQGLILGNEPILDGVVPHELDEFEALVRKINDEFNFKVTGTPLCDPDNDTPFAISKDKNKDYLDILSKITSEATILTSKVAAPFIEKIIGNIEASDLVNVVAVDQDIGCLITQKDLEEVDFSQLKETVIIPGRAYVHDKIAEEVLSSDGVDRLVARGPDKLTADGEMSGTLSPQDALKQELIAFEDLIGAINFFGVRK, from the coding sequence ATGCAAATCGTAGCTGACGTAGGTGGAATACCCGGAAAAGACTGTAACGGTTTTTGTAAATACTGTTACTTTAGAAAAGTAAAAGGCACAGAAGCTCTAGGATGCAAAAATTGTTCTCTAGGTAAAGTTGGGTGTGACAGCTGTACAACTGGTATTAGAGAGATAGGGAACGAATTTCAATCACCTTTTTTTGTTATAAGCTCTGTACAAAACTCCCTTATGTTAGGAGACTATCGTGATGCTAATTTAAAAGTAAATATAAGCGGGGGAGGAGATGTAAGCTGTTATCCTTATCTCTTTGACATCGTTTCTGCATTCTCGGATTTTGGACTCCCAATACATCTTGGATATACCAGTGGTAAAGGTATTACTGATGCTAAAATGGCAGAAGATCTTGTTTCAAAGGAAGTTAATGAAGTAACATTTACTGTTTTCTCCACAGATCCAAATATAAGAAGAGAATGGGTAAACGATAAAACTGCCGAAGAATCCATTAATGCCCTTCAAATATTCTGTGAAAGCTCAGAGGTACATGCCGCTTCTGTTATAGTTCCGGGAGTAAATGACGGCGAAGATTTATTTAAAACATGTTCCAATTTAGAAGACTGGGGTGCAAAAGCATTTATACTCATGCGATTTGCTAATTTCAGAAATCAAGGTTTAATATTAGGTAATGAACCAATATTAGACGGGGTAGTGCCCCATGAACTTGACGAATTTGAAGCATTAGTTAGAAAAATCAATGACGAATTTAATTTCAAAGTTACAGGAACTCCACTTTGTGATCCTGATAACGATACTCCCTTTGCAATTTCAAAGGATAAAAATAAAGATTATTTAGATATATTATCCAAAATCACTTCTGAAGCCACCATATTAACAAGTAAAGTTGCAGCCCCATTTATAGAAAAAATAATTGGAAATATTGAAGCGTCTGATCTTGTTAATGTTGTTGCAGTAGATCAGGATATCGGATGCCTTATTACCCAAAAAGACCTTGAAGAGGTAGATTTCAGCCAGTTAAAAGAGACTGTGATAATACCTGGCCGTGCATATGTACACGATAAAATTGCTGAAGAAGTTTTAAGCAGTGATGGGGTAGATCGGCTGGTTGCAAGAGGCCCTGATAAATTAACTGCTGATGGAGAAATGAGCGGAACTTTAAGCCCTCAAGATGCTCTAAAGCAAGAATTAATCGCTTTTGAAGATTTGATAGGTGCAATAAACTTCTTTGGAGTTCGAAAATAA
- the mcrB gene encoding coenzyme-B sulfoethylthiotransferase subunit beta, which yields MARFEDKIDLYDDRGNLVEEQVPLEALSPLRNPAIRSIVQGIKRTIAVNLEGIENALRSGKVAGGKILGRELDLDIVGNAEAIAQEAKEMILVEEGDDTKVELLAGGKRALVQIPSLRLEAAAEYSATSLVTASAFIQAIVNQFDVGMYDANVVKAAVLGRYPQTVEYAGGNMATMLDVPQKLEGPGYALRNIPVNHVVATTLKNTMQAAALSTILEQTAMFEMGDATGRFERMHLLGLAYQGMNADNIVYDLVKDNGKEGTVGSVILDLVNRASEDGVIGVEKEMGGDFKLYGTDDLAKWNAYNAAGQMAATMVNQGAARAAQGVSSTLLYYNDIIEFATGLPGVDFGRAEGVAVGFSFFSHSIYGGGGPGIFNGNHIVTRHSKGFAIPCVAAAMALDAGTQMFSPEATSGLIKDVYSQVDEFREPLKYVVEAAADIKGDI from the coding sequence ATGGCAAGATTTGAAGATAAGATCGACTTGTACGACGACAGAGGCAATCTTGTTGAAGAACAAGTTCCACTAGAAGCCCTAAGTCCTTTGAGAAACCCAGCGATCAGAAGTATCGTGCAGGGTATTAAGAGGACCATAGCAGTTAACCTAGAAGGTATAGAGAACGCTCTAAGATCCGGAAAGGTTGCCGGAGGAAAAATTTTAGGAAGAGAATTAGATCTCGACATAGTCGGAAATGCTGAAGCCATAGCACAAGAAGCAAAAGAAATGATTCTTGTGGAAGAAGGCGACGACACAAAAGTCGAACTTTTAGCAGGCGGAAAGAGAGCATTAGTACAAATACCATCACTAAGGCTTGAAGCAGCAGCTGAATACTCAGCAACATCATTAGTAACTGCGTCAGCGTTTATTCAGGCTATAGTTAACCAGTTCGACGTTGGAATGTATGATGCAAACGTGGTAAAAGCAGCAGTATTAGGTAGATATCCACAAACCGTAGAATACGCAGGTGGAAACATGGCTACCATGCTGGATGTACCTCAGAAATTAGAAGGTCCAGGTTACGCATTAAGAAACATTCCGGTTAACCACGTCGTTGCAACAACTCTCAAAAACACAATGCAAGCAGCAGCTTTGTCGACAATCCTCGAACAAACAGCTATGTTTGAAATGGGAGATGCAACAGGAAGATTCGAAAGAATGCACCTTCTTGGTTTAGCTTACCAAGGAATGAATGCTGATAACATTGTATATGATCTTGTAAAAGACAACGGTAAAGAAGGAACAGTAGGATCTGTTATACTGGACCTAGTTAACAGAGCATCTGAAGATGGTGTAATAGGCGTCGAAAAAGAAATGGGCGGCGACTTCAAATTATACGGAACAGATGACTTGGCCAAATGGAATGCATACAACGCAGCAGGACAAATGGCAGCTACTATGGTCAACCAGGGTGCTGCAAGAGCAGCTCAGGGTGTATCCTCAACATTGTTATACTACAACGATATTATTGAATTCGCAACAGGATTACCTGGTGTGGACTTCGGTAGAGCTGAAGGTGTAGCAGTAGGATTTTCATTCTTCAGTCACTCCATCTATGGTGGAGGTGGACCTGGTATCTTTAACGGTAACCACATCGTTACAAGACACAGTAAAGGATTCGCTATACCTTGCGTAGCGGCTGCAATGGCTCTTGATGCAGGTACACAGATGTTCTCCCCAGAAGCAACCTCAGGACTAATCAAAGACGTATACAGTCAAGTTGATGAATTCCGAGAACCACTCAAATATGTAGTGGAAGCAGCTGCCGACATAAAAGGCGATATTTAA
- the mcrD gene encoding methyl-coenzyme M reductase operon protein D, with translation MDIEIFPHRLLNVDTAERLLNDLDSIEGIKRMIIHGPRLPPVREGHPDRRIIVVSGEEVEVQVKPGRILLEIESEDVIEDVKEVCEDHLPFGYNIHIGHFIRKQKTVSDQLKYGEELDNIPDEMVGLTDQNAQLSERAQILKRKDEK, from the coding sequence ATGGATATCGAGATATTTCCACACAGATTGTTGAACGTAGATACCGCTGAAAGATTATTAAATGATCTTGATAGCATCGAAGGTATCAAAAGAATGATTATACACGGACCGAGACTTCCTCCAGTGAGAGAAGGACACCCAGACCGCAGAATTATAGTTGTAAGCGGAGAAGAAGTAGAAGTACAAGTGAAACCCGGTAGAATACTACTGGAAATCGAATCAGAAGACGTCATTGAAGATGTAAAAGAAGTTTGTGAAGATCATTTACCATTTGGATATAACATCCATATTGGACACTTCATAAGAAAACAGAAAACAGTTTCAGATCAGCTCAAATATGGCGAGGAATTAGATAATATTCCTGATGAAATGGTTGGATTAACTGACCAGAACGCACAACTCAGTGAAAGAGCACAAATACTAAAGAGGAAAGACGAAAAATGA
- the mcrC gene encoding methyl-coenzyme M reductase I operon protein C has product MIGKGTHIVDCRVAMGMGEGGGIAQRGTFAQSGSDVLTIAMSPGRRHITKPVCEITFALREANIMTSTLVLNAGAGVPHDAPAAGGGSLFGLTPTEIEQINMHKLILVHLGGVKHHIVYKARLILRHVEKPCVIICEYPVDFEDFAKIGVKTKAVMPEEPKTKGEIVDIISGVIRGETSPQEKLDEIIRKVRLALGGA; this is encoded by the coding sequence ATGATTGGTAAGGGCACACACATCGTAGACTGCAGAGTAGCGATGGGTATGGGTGAAGGAGGAGGAATTGCCCAAAGGGGAACATTTGCCCAGAGTGGCAGTGATGTTTTAACAATAGCAATGTCTCCGGGAAGGAGACACATAACAAAACCAGTCTGTGAGATAACATTCGCGTTACGGGAAGCTAATATAATGACAAGTACTCTCGTGTTGAATGCCGGTGCCGGTGTTCCGCATGATGCTCCAGCAGCTGGAGGGGGCAGTCTCTTTGGACTTACTCCAACAGAAATAGAGCAAATAAACATGCATAAACTTATACTGGTACACCTCGGAGGTGTTAAACACCACATTGTGTACAAAGCCCGGTTAATACTTCGACATGTAGAGAAACCTTGCGTAATCATTTGTGAATATCCAGTTGACTTTGAAGATTTTGCAAAGATTGGTGTCAAAACTAAAGCTGTAATGCCCGAGGAGCCTAAAACAAAAGGTGAAATTGTGGATATAATAAGCGGCGTAATTAGAGGAGAAACCAGTCCCCAAGAAAAGTTGGATGAAATTATTAGAAAAGTTAGGTTAGCACTAGGAGGTGCATGA
- the mcrG gene encoding coenzyme-B sulfoethylthiotransferase subunit gamma — MAKYYPGTSKVAQNRSNFQDPEYELEKLREVSDEDVVSILGHRAPGEEYPSAHPPLEEMDEPEDPIRELVEPVDGAKAGDRVRYIQFTDSMYFAPAQPYLRSRAYLCRYRGADAGTLSGRQIIEARERDLEKISKELLETEFFDPARSGIRGKSVHGHSLRLDEDGMMFDMLRRQILNKETGQVEAVKNQIGDELDEPVALGAPLDEETLKDKTTIYRKDGEAYRDDKDAVEVCQRIHVLRSQGGFYPE, encoded by the coding sequence ATGGCAAAATATTATCCTGGAACAAGTAAGGTTGCCCAAAACAGAAGTAATTTCCAAGATCCAGAATATGAACTTGAAAAACTGAGGGAAGTCTCTGACGAAGATGTTGTAAGCATACTCGGACACAGAGCTCCTGGTGAGGAATATCCAAGCGCTCACCCACCACTTGAAGAAATGGATGAACCAGAAGACCCGATCAGGGAACTCGTTGAACCTGTCGACGGTGCTAAAGCCGGTGACAGAGTAAGATACATACAGTTTACTGACTCCATGTATTTTGCTCCAGCTCAACCATATCTCCGATCAAGAGCATATTTATGCAGATATAGAGGAGCAGATGCAGGTACTCTCTCAGGAAGACAAATTATCGAAGCCAGAGAAAGAGACCTTGAAAAAATCTCAAAAGAACTCCTTGAAACTGAATTCTTTGACCCTGCAAGATCAGGTATAAGAGGAAAATCTGTTCACGGTCACTCCTTAAGGCTTGATGAAGACGGTATGATGTTTGACATGCTCAGAAGACAGATCCTGAACAAAGAAACTGGACAAGTAGAAGCCGTCAAAAACCAAATTGGTGACGAACTCGACGAACCAGTAGCTTTAGGAGCTCCATTAGACGAAGAAACCCTTAAAGATAAAACCACCATTTACAGAAAAGATGGTGAAGCATACAGAGACGACAAAGACGCAGTTGAAGTATGTCAAAGAATACACGTACTAAGATCCCAAGGTGGGTTCTATCCTGAATAA